From a single Girardinichthys multiradiatus isolate DD_20200921_A chromosome 17, DD_fGirMul_XY1, whole genome shotgun sequence genomic region:
- the LOC124883190 gene encoding aldo-keto reductase family 1 member D1-like: MELTAKKHSIPLSDGNSIPLIGLGTYGDPQQTPKGTSYEAVKLAIEVGYRHIDGALIYCNEHEVGQAIREKIADGTVTREDIFYCGKLWNTFHPPELVRPALEKTLQMLQLDYVDLYIIELPTAFKPGDTFYPQDENGKYIYHETDLCATWEALEVCKDAGLVKSLGVSNFNKRQLELILNKPGLKHKPVSNQVECHPYFTQPKLLEYCREKDIVIVGYSPLGTSRDATWVNLKCAPLLVDELLASIAKKYKKTTAQVCLRFNVQRGVVVIPKSFNADRIKENFDIFDFSLSEDEMKAIEGLNKNIRFVELLMWADHPEYPFHDDY; this comes from the exons ATGGAACTGACAGCAAAAAAACACTCAATTCCTTTGAGTGATGGAAACAGCATACCTTTGATTGGACTGGGAACCTATGGGGATCCTCAACAG ACTCCCAAAGGAACTTCTTACGAAGCTGTCAAACTGGCCATTGAGGTAGGATACAGACACATTGATGGAGCCTTGATCTATTGCAATGAACACGAGGTTGGACAAGCAATCCGAGAAAAAATTGCAGATGGGACAGTAACAAGAGAGGATATCTTCTACTGTGGAAAG TTGTGGAACACATTCCACCCCCCTGAGTTAGTTCGACCTGCTTTGGAGAAAACCCTGCAGATGTTACAGCTGGATTATGTGGACCTCTATATTATAGAACTGCCCACCGCTTTCAAG CCAGGAGATACGTTTTACCCACAAGATGAGAACGGGAAGTACATTTACCACGAGACAGACCTCTGTGCTACATGGGAG GCTTTGGAAGTTTGCAAGGATGCTGGGCTGGTGAAGTCTCTCGGAGTATCCAACTTCAACAAGCGCCAGCTGGAGCTGATCCTTAACAAACCTGGGCTGAAGCATAAACCAGTGTCAAACCAG GTTGAATGCCACCCGTATTTCACGCAGCCAAAGTTGCTTGAATACTGCCGGGAGAAGGACATTGTCATCGTTGGTTATAGCCCTCTAGGGACATCTAGGGATGCAACGTG ggtAAACCTAAAATGTGCCCCATTGTTAGTAGATGAGCTTCTTGCCTCAATTGCCAAAAAGTACAAAAAGACCACAGCCCAGGTGTGCCTGAGGTTCAACGTGCAGAGAGGAGTGGTGGTCATCCCGAAGAGCTTCAACGCTGACCGCATTAAGGAGAACTTTGAT ATTTTCGACTTCTCTCTGTCGGAGGACGAGATGAAGGCAATCGAGGGGCTGAACAAGAATATTCGCTTTGTGGAGCTCCTCAT GTGGGCTGATCATCCAGAGTATCCATTTCATGACGACTACTGA
- the LOC124883189 gene encoding aldo-keto reductase family 1 member D1-like, whose protein sequence is MELTAKKHSIPLSDGNSIPLIGLGTYGDPQQTPKGTSYEAVKLAIEVGYRHIDGALIYCNEHEVGQAIREKIADGTVTREDIFYCGKLWNTFHPPELVRPALEKTLQMLQLDYVDLYIIELPTAFKPGDTFYPQDENGKYIYHETDLCATWEALEACKDAGLVKSLGVSNFNKRQLELILNKPGLKHKPVSNQVECHPYFTQPKLLEYCREKNIVIVGYSPLGTSRDATWVNLKCAPLLEDELLASVAKKYKKTTAQVCLRFNVQRGVVVIPKSFNADRIKENFDIFDFSLSEDEMKAIEGLNKNIRFVELLMWADHPEYPFHDDY, encoded by the exons ATGGAACTGACAGCAAAAAAACACTCAATTCCTTTGAGTGATGGAAACAGCATACCTTTGATTGGACTGGGAACCTATGGGGATCCTCAACAG ACTCCCAAAGGAACTTCTTACGAAGCTGTCAAACTGGCCATTGAGGTAGGATACAGACACATTGATGGAGCCTTGATCTATTGCAATGAACACGAGGTTGGACAAGCAATCCGAGAAAAAATTGCAGATGGGACAGTAACAAGAGAGGATATCTTCTACTGTGGAAAG TTGTGGAACACATTCCACCCCCCTGAGTTAGTTCGACCTGCTTTGGAGAAAACCCTGCAGATGTTACAGCTGGATTATGTGGACCTCTATATTATAGAACTGCCCACCGCTTTCAAG CCAGGAGATACGTTTTACCCACAAGATGAGAACGGGAAGTACATTTACCACGAGACAGACCTCTGTGCTACATGGGAG GCTTTGGAAGCTTGCAAGGATGCTGGGCTGGTGAAGTCTCTCGGAGTATCCAACTTCAACAAGCGCCAGCTGGAGCTGATCCTTAACAAACCTGGGCTGAAGCATAAACCAGTGTCAAACCAG GTTGAATGCCACCCGTATTTCACGCAGCCAAAGTTGCTTGAATACTGCCGGGAGAAGAACATTGTCATCGTTGGTTATAGCCCTCTAGGGACATCTAGGGATGCAACGTG ggtAAACCTAAAATGTGCCCCATTGTTAGAAGATGAGCTTCTGGCCTCAGTTGCCAAAAAGTACAAAAAGACCACAGCCCAGGTGTGCCTGAGGTTCAACGTGCAGAGAGGAGTGGTGGTCATCCCGAAGAGCTTCAATGCTGACCGCATTAAGGAGAACTTTGAT ATTTTCGACTTCTCTCTGTCGGAGGACGAGATGAAGGCAATCGAGGGGCTGAACAAGAATATTCGCTTTGTGGAGCTCCTCAT GTGGGCTGATCATCCAGAGTATCCATTTCATGACGACTACTGA